From a region of the Bermanella marisrubri genome:
- a CDS encoding response regulator, giving the protein MSTHSSSSQAADNKQASLNKTALVVDDSKLARYVLREMLLEHQIKVETAESAEEALGILSALKPDVIFMDHMMPGMDGFQAVQVIKSDPSTAKIPIMMYTSKDEGVYINQARALGAVGVLPKKLKPVQLEKVLRQLSLIPQKVSQTESDSASAALAKQEASRAAEQQAHIIANTQHSLDELARSASEDLEKDSMRKLFRQLFIEQRDTIKQDLHSLLREMVSQLEPTVRDLSSRNVFWHKIVLATLLFVAAAFVFFDSGEQPQDNFEPLKAVIDKQSKAISDLKDAVASTSVQNLEPNNSESLVDIRTLEWALNQNNQVGYQQTLNSPAYQNYLSEMVAQLSDQGFQGSLVIKFHDGNFCERSNAGTPSLLDSTESVLQCDTSPEYAIGQSVEFKQLDDFVRRLDDQYVAIYLSAIEMGTQYTLEDYPVPSANVTSKEWNRIAAKNRRLEYELIP; this is encoded by the coding sequence ATGTCCACTCATTCCTCTTCATCTCAAGCTGCGGATAATAAGCAGGCGAGCTTGAACAAGACGGCTTTGGTGGTTGATGACTCTAAGCTTGCTCGATACGTTCTCAGAGAAATGCTGCTGGAGCACCAGATTAAGGTTGAGACCGCTGAGAGTGCTGAAGAAGCCTTGGGAATCTTGAGTGCTTTAAAGCCTGATGTGATCTTTATGGATCATATGATGCCTGGAATGGATGGTTTTCAAGCAGTTCAAGTCATAAAAAGCGATCCGAGTACCGCAAAGATTCCCATTATGATGTACACCTCTAAAGATGAGGGTGTCTACATTAATCAAGCGCGAGCGTTAGGTGCTGTTGGCGTCTTGCCCAAAAAGCTAAAGCCAGTTCAGCTAGAAAAAGTCCTTCGCCAGTTAAGCTTGATACCGCAAAAAGTAAGTCAAACTGAGTCTGATTCAGCATCCGCAGCACTTGCAAAACAAGAGGCCTCTCGTGCTGCCGAGCAGCAAGCTCATATCATTGCTAATACGCAGCACAGTTTGGATGAGCTTGCCCGTAGTGCCAGTGAAGACTTAGAAAAAGACTCCATGCGAAAACTGTTTCGGCAGTTATTCATAGAGCAGCGAGATACGATCAAGCAGGATCTGCATTCACTATTACGAGAAATGGTTTCTCAGTTAGAGCCTACTGTAAGAGATCTTTCGAGTCGCAATGTATTTTGGCACAAGATTGTATTAGCTACGCTTTTATTCGTGGCCGCAGCATTTGTATTTTTTGACTCCGGTGAGCAACCACAAGACAATTTCGAGCCTCTAAAAGCGGTCATAGATAAGCAGTCCAAAGCAATTAGTGACTTAAAAGACGCCGTTGCTAGTACGTCAGTTCAGAACCTTGAACCTAATAATTCAGAATCATTAGTTGATATTCGAACGTTGGAATGGGCGTTAAACCAAAACAACCAAGTTGGTTATCAACAGACTTTGAATTCACCGGCCTATCAAAATTATTTGTCGGAAATGGTAGCGCAATTAAGTGATCAGGGATTTCAGGGATCGCTAGTGATTAAATTTCATGATGGCAATTTCTGTGAACGAAGCAATGCAGGAACACCCTCTTTATTAGACAGTACAGAGTCTGTACTGCAATGTGATACAAGCCCAGAGTATGCCATTGGCCAGTCGGTGGAATTCAAACAGCTAGATGATTTTGTAAGAAGGTTAGATGATCAATATGTGGCAATCTATCTCTCCGCCATTGAGATGGGAACTCAATATACGCTAGAAGATTATCCTGTTCCCTCAGCAAATGTGACCAGTAAAGAGTGGAATCGTATCGCTGCCAAGAATCGTCGCTTGGAATATGAGTTGATCCCCTAG
- the glmS gene encoding glutamine--fructose-6-phosphate transaminase (isomerizing) yields the protein MCGIVGGIAQRNVSEILLEGLRRLEYRGYDSAGLAAMTDAGVIERCRRMGKVKELEQGLADHPFDGKAGIAHTRWATHGKPSEVNAHPHMSGERLAIVHNGIIENHDELREQLKADGYSFTSQTDTEVIVHLLHKYLQKTSNLSDAVKETVQVLDGAYALGVISADHPGKLVAARHGSPLVIGVGSGEHFIASDQLALLQVTDRFIFLNEGDVAELTADHIHVWDKHNEEVVHDVTRFDHQLGTADKGEFRHYMMKEIYEQPDVIRQCLEGRVSETRLLEQAFGVKAKEVLDQTQAIQIIACGTSYHAGMVAKYWIESLAGIPCQVEVASEYRYRKTVALPNSLFITISQSGETADTLAALRKAKDLGFTASLTVCNVPGSSLVRESDLAIMTNAGPEIGVASTKAFTSQLTALMLLTIALGRRHGMVDQVEEEIIKDLVKLPELVEKAIALDDKIEKMSQAFAEKHNSLFLGRGAMFPIALEGSLKLKEISYIHAEAYPAGELKHGPLALVDKDMPIVTVAPHNDLLDKLKSNLEEVRARGGELFVFADEKSKVKDADGLTVLNMPSCSDLMEPILYIIPLQLLSYHVAVLKGTDVDQPRNLAKSVTVE from the coding sequence ATGTGTGGAATTGTTGGTGGTATTGCGCAGCGCAATGTCAGCGAGATCTTATTAGAAGGCCTGCGTCGCTTAGAGTACCGTGGCTATGACAGTGCGGGTCTTGCGGCCATGACAGATGCCGGTGTGATCGAGCGCTGTCGTCGTATGGGTAAAGTAAAAGAACTGGAGCAAGGCCTAGCTGATCATCCATTTGATGGCAAAGCGGGTATTGCCCACACTCGATGGGCTACTCATGGCAAACCTTCAGAGGTGAATGCTCATCCTCATATGTCGGGTGAACGTTTAGCCATTGTTCACAATGGTATCATTGAGAACCATGATGAATTGCGTGAACAACTTAAAGCGGACGGCTATAGCTTCACCAGCCAAACGGATACAGAAGTCATTGTTCACCTGTTACATAAATACCTGCAAAAAACATCCAACTTATCTGATGCGGTGAAAGAAACGGTACAGGTCTTAGACGGCGCCTATGCTCTTGGAGTCATCAGTGCCGATCATCCTGGCAAATTAGTCGCGGCCCGTCATGGTTCGCCACTGGTTATAGGTGTGGGCAGTGGTGAGCATTTCATTGCTTCCGACCAACTGGCACTTTTGCAAGTGACTGACCGTTTCATATTTTTGAACGAAGGTGATGTAGCCGAATTAACAGCGGACCATATTCACGTATGGGATAAGCACAATGAAGAAGTGGTGCATGATGTCACGCGTTTTGATCATCAACTAGGTACAGCCGATAAGGGTGAGTTCCGTCACTACATGATGAAAGAAATCTATGAGCAACCAGACGTGATTCGTCAGTGCTTAGAAGGTCGTGTGAGTGAAACTCGCTTACTTGAACAAGCCTTTGGCGTTAAAGCCAAAGAGGTTTTAGATCAAACTCAAGCTATTCAAATCATTGCCTGTGGTACCTCTTACCATGCAGGTATGGTGGCAAAATATTGGATTGAAAGCTTGGCCGGTATTCCTTGCCAAGTTGAAGTCGCCAGTGAGTATCGTTACCGCAAAACCGTGGCCTTGCCTAATAGCTTGTTCATTACTATTTCACAAAGTGGTGAAACTGCGGATACGCTCGCAGCACTGCGCAAAGCCAAAGACTTAGGTTTTACCGCTAGCTTAACCGTGTGCAATGTGCCCGGTTCATCATTGGTGCGTGAATCGGATCTGGCGATTATGACCAATGCAGGACCAGAAATCGGCGTAGCTTCCACCAAAGCTTTTACTTCTCAACTAACCGCACTAATGCTTTTGACTATAGCCCTTGGACGTCGTCATGGCATGGTGGATCAGGTTGAAGAGGAAATTATAAAAGACTTGGTGAAATTGCCTGAACTTGTAGAGAAAGCCATCGCTCTTGATGACAAGATTGAAAAAATGTCGCAAGCATTTGCGGAAAAGCATAATAGTTTATTCCTTGGTCGTGGCGCCATGTTCCCAATTGCCTTGGAAGGTTCGCTCAAGCTGAAAGAGATTTCTTACATTCATGCCGAGGCTTATCCCGCTGGCGAATTGAAACATGGCCCATTGGCACTGGTCGATAAAGATATGCCTATCGTCACTGTGGCGCCGCACAATGATCTTTTGGATAAGCTTAAATCCAACTTAGAAGAAGTCCGTGCCCGTGGCGGCGAGTTATTTGTCTTTGCCGATGAAAAATCCAAAGTGAAAGATGCGGATGGCTTAACCGTGCTAAATATGCCGTCGTGCAGTGATTTGATGGAACCGATTTTATACATCATTCCGCTTCAGCTGCTTAGTTATCATGTTGCAGTGTTAAAAGGGACGGACGTTGACCAGCCGCGGAACTTAGCTAAATCGGTTACGGTGGAGTAG